The Papaver somniferum cultivar HN1 chromosome 3, ASM357369v1, whole genome shotgun sequence genome includes a region encoding these proteins:
- the LOC113356902 gene encoding tRNA-dihydrouridine(16/17) synthase [NAD(P)(+)]-like, producing MLVSHELMKFKFNQSPLICFLFFKPNPNHQKYSSQINRAYMATSVVTPNPPSIEEDLNDDKLCSSISSFSLNETQNPPESVSVSSLDKEGRIERAWAHWKKLGEPKLIVAPMVDNSELPFRMLCRKYGATAAYTPMLHSRIFTETEKYRTTEFTTCKEDRPLFVQFCANNPDTLLEAAQVVAPHCDYVDINLGCPQRIARRGYYGAFLMDNLPLVKSLVEKLAQNLPVPVSCKIRVFPKLEDTLAYARMLEDAGCALLAVHGRTRDEKDGRKFRADWSAIKAVKDAVRIPVLANGNVRHMEDVKNCLKDTGVDGVLSAETLLENPALFAGFRTAEWIEGEEESTKVGGIDQGDLLVDYLKLCEKYPVPWRMIRSHVHKLLGDWFKIHPEVREDFNKQSILTFEFLYDMVNRLRDLGTTVPLYVKNTGLEVSANNDSENAVRDS from the exons ATGTTAGTCTCTCATGAGCTAATGAAGTTTAAATTCAATCAATCACCACTCATCTGTTTTTTATTCTTCAAACCAAACCCTAACCATCAGAAATACTCATCTCAAATCAACAGAGCTTACATGGCAACTTCAGTAGTCACTCCAAATCCACCCTCCATCGAAGAAGACCTTAACGATGATAAACTCTGTTCTAGTATCAGTAGTTTCTCTCTTAATGAAACTCAAAACCCACCCGAATCTGTTTCTGTCTCTTCTTTAGATAAAGAAGGTCGTATTGAACGAGCATGGGCACATTGGAAGAAATTAGGTGAACCTAAATTGATTGTTGCACCAATGGTTGATAATTCTGAACTTCCTTTTCGGATGCTTTGTCGTAAGTATGGTGCTACAGCTGCTTATACTCCTATGCTTCATTCTCGTATATTCACCGAGACTGAAAAATATCGCACAACCGAATTTACTACCTGTAAG GAGGATCGTCCGTTGTTCGTCCAATTTTGTGCAAATAATCCTGATACCTTACTTGAAGCTGCTCAGGTTGTGGCACCTCATTGCGATTATGTCGACATTAATCTTGG ATGCCCACAACGAATAGCAAGGCGAGGGTATTACGGGGCTTTCTTAATGGACAATCTCCCTCTAGTCAAATCACTGGTAGAAAAACTGGCGCAGAACCTTCCCGTCCCCGTTTCATGCAAAATTCGAGTTTTTCCAAAACTAGAAGATACACTCGCTTATGCCAGGATGCTGGAGGATGCTGGCTGTGCTCTCTTAGCTGTTCATGGGCGAACTAGAGATGAAAAGGATGGGAGAAAATTCCGAGCTGATTGGTCTGCAATCAAAGCTGTAAAAGATGCAGTTAGGATCCCAGTCCTGGCCAATGGAAACGTACGCCACATGGAAGATGTCAAAAATTGTTTGAAAGACACAGGAGTTGATGGTGTTCTTTCTGCCGAAACTCTTCTTGAGAATCCAGCTCTCTTTGCTGGATTCCGGACAGCAGAATGGATTGAGGGCGAGGAAGAAAGTACTAAAGTTGGTGGAATAGATCAAGGAGATTTATTGGTGGATTATTTGAAGCTATGTGAGAAATACCCAGTGCCATGGAGAATGATCCGCTCTCATGTGCATAAGTTGTTAGGTGATTGGTTCAAAATTCACCCAGAGGTGAGAGAAGATTTCAACAAACAATCAATTCTCACTTTTGAGTTCCTCTATGATATGGTGAATAGGCTCAGAGATCTCGGAACAACAGTTCCACTTTATGTGAAGAATACTGGTCTTGAGGTTTCAGCAAATAACGATTCTGAAAACGCAGTACGTGATTCCTGA